In Schlegelella aquatica, one DNA window encodes the following:
- the glgA gene encoding glycogen synthase GlgA, which produces MSRADGPLRILHATPECAPWVKTGGLGDVSAALPGALARLGHDVKLLLPAYPALRPLLEAGRPLAEWSAHGPWPGGRLVHAGRHRGVDLLLHDCPALFDRPGGPYEDAQGDNARRFAAFAHLAARLATAGSPWPAWQPDLLHVHDWPAALAPAYLQRLPGPRAASVLTIHNLAFQGNFPLHLAHELELPGEWLHPEGIEFWHQVSFLKAGVQFADALTTVSPNYAREILGTAHGCGFDGILRRRAHRLVGILNGVDRELWNPATDPHLPARYDARALPRKAVNKRVLQDRLGLEQSGAPMLFGLVGRLTHQKGIDLVVAVTPWLVEQGAQLAVLGQGEPALEAALQALAERHRGRVAVRLGFDEPLAHLIEAGCDAFLMPSRFEPCGLNQLYSLAYGTVPIVRATGGLADTVQEGHTGFVFDDPEPAALQSALERALAAYRQPVAWRALQQAGMGQDHGWEASAARYAALYGDVLARRGADAFCSLCHSNLPPRA; this is translated from the coding sequence ATGAGCCGTGCCGACGGTCCGTTGCGCATCCTCCACGCCACGCCCGAATGCGCGCCCTGGGTCAAGACGGGCGGCCTGGGCGACGTGAGCGCGGCGCTGCCCGGCGCGCTGGCCCGCCTCGGCCACGACGTCAAGCTGCTGCTGCCGGCCTACCCGGCCCTGCGGCCGCTCCTGGAGGCCGGCCGCCCGCTGGCCGAATGGAGCGCCCACGGCCCCTGGCCGGGCGGCCGGCTCGTCCACGCGGGCCGCCATCGCGGGGTGGACCTGCTGCTGCACGACTGCCCCGCGCTGTTCGACCGCCCCGGCGGACCCTACGAGGACGCGCAGGGCGACAACGCGCGGCGCTTCGCGGCCTTCGCCCACCTGGCGGCCCGGCTCGCGACGGCCGGCTCGCCCTGGCCGGCCTGGCAACCCGATCTGCTGCACGTGCACGACTGGCCCGCGGCGCTGGCGCCGGCCTACCTGCAACGCCTGCCCGGCCCCCGCGCGGCGAGTGTGCTCACCATCCACAACCTCGCCTTCCAGGGCAACTTCCCGCTGCATCTGGCCCACGAGCTCGAACTGCCCGGCGAGTGGCTGCACCCCGAGGGCATCGAGTTCTGGCACCAGGTGTCGTTCCTCAAGGCCGGCGTGCAGTTCGCCGATGCCCTCACCACCGTGAGCCCGAACTACGCGCGCGAGATCCTCGGCACCGCGCACGGCTGCGGGTTCGACGGCATCCTGCGCCGGCGGGCGCACCGCCTCGTCGGCATCCTCAACGGCGTGGACCGCGAGCTCTGGAACCCGGCGACCGACCCGCACCTGCCGGCGCGCTACGACGCCCGCGCGCTGCCCCGCAAGGCCGTCAACAAACGGGTGCTGCAGGACCGTCTCGGCCTCGAGCAAAGCGGCGCGCCGATGCTGTTCGGCCTGGTGGGACGTCTGACCCATCAGAAGGGGATCGACCTGGTGGTGGCCGTCACGCCCTGGCTGGTGGAGCAGGGCGCGCAGCTCGCCGTGCTCGGGCAGGGCGAGCCGGCCCTCGAAGCGGCCCTGCAGGCCCTGGCCGAGCGCCATCGGGGACGGGTGGCGGTGCGGCTCGGGTTCGACGAGCCGCTGGCGCATCTGATCGAGGCCGGCTGCGATGCCTTCCTCATGCCCTCGCGCTTCGAGCCTTGTGGCCTCAACCAGCTCTACAGCCTGGCCTACGGCACCGTGCCGATCGTGCGCGCCACCGGGGGGCTGGCCGACACGGTGCAGGAGGGGCACACCGGCTTCGTGTTCGACGACCCCGAGCCGGCCGCGCTGCAGTCGGCCCTGGAGCGGGCGCTGGCGGCCTACCGGCAGCCGGTCGCCTGGCGGGCCTTGCAACAGGCCGGTATGGGGCAAGACCACGGCTGGGAGGCGAGCGCCGCTCGCTACGCCGCGCTCTACGGCGATGTGCTCGCTCGGCGCGGCGCCGATGCTTTTTGCAGCCTCTGTCATTCGAATTTACCGCCGCGTGCGTAA
- a CDS encoding malto-oligosyltrehalose synthase: protein MRTPSSSALASLCEALGLASRYTDVRGQEREVPPGALRALAAALGHPAGDDAQARQSLARLRARETVRWLPPVHVVREGERVELPLGEGRGEPPRRWRLQCESGSTGEGEVAAGRIDLPETLPLGYHRLQLLSAEGVELTHCEIIVCPHRCHVPPALQRGERLWGVTVQLYALRSARQWGMGDFTDLRHLVESMALLGAAFVGLNPLHALFPENPDAASPYSPSSRSALNVLYIDVEAAPEFADCEAAQRLVRDAAFHERLRALRERDEVDYAGVAALKLPVLGALYECFRERHLLRDTHRARAFRQFQRGRGATLRAHAVFAAIQARLQAEDPALWGWPAWPEPWRDPEGETVRRFVQEHPEAVEYQEYLQWLADEQLQAVRERAESLGMAIGLYRDLAVGSSEGGSDTWSAPSLYALGTRVGAPPDALNPAGQDWGLPPWQPQALRERAYKPFVQLLRSNMRHAGALRVDHAMALMRLYCVPPGHPSTEGAYLHYPMRDLFAILALESQRCQCLVIGEDLGTVPPEVRDAMREHAVLSYCPLYFERDEQGRFRAPADWPEQALAVVGTHDLPTLAGFWAGQDLRTRRELGLYPEASMAEEQALERAADRAHLLLALEREGLVAPGSAVQPPPHMDEALACAVHEYLGRSRAWLVGLQLEDVCLQLEPVNVPGTTDERPNWRLKLAVPLEDLPAEPRLHAIARAVTRARPRGAAPGLEAWPPLATALVPRATYRVQFHAGFRFADAERVLPYLADLGVSHLYASPYLKARAGSTHGYDVVDHNALNPEIGDEADFERLCSALEGLGLLQLLDIVPNHMGVLGSDNAWWLDVLEHGPASLHAETFDIDWQAPAAGCPGKVLLPLLGAAYGEVLERGELKLVFDGAAGSFHVAYHDHRLPLDPRDYAQVLSAAPLPLRAAQSEDARTVARRVQHLADAFAALPARDDREPGARARRLRDQAVLKQELARLASEHEWVRAWIDTCVRAFDAGSGEARRIDALDALIQRQAWRPAWWRVAGDEVNYRRFFDINTLAAVRMEREPVFEATHRTLLRWLQEGKIHGLRIDHPDGLSDPPGYFRRLQARHAAAMRAAGAAPRALYLVIEKILGEHEHWPSSWPVHGDTGYRFVAQSTGLFIDARHEAAFDELYAGFAGRTEPVDELLYEAKHHIMATALAADLTLLTESAWRIAQGDRRTRDHTRNGLRTALAEIAAAFPVYRTYIGEEGASDVDRQHLDWACAKAARRCDAAVVEYLRQLMLHAADAGDAARRQEQLAFVRRFQQFTAPVMAKAMEDTVFYRYLRLVALNEVGADPRHFGFSPAAFHAANVQRLRYLPHTLLGSSTHDTKRGEDVRMRLAVLSEMPQRWAERVQRWAELQRRHARALAPSAVLPHPNDEYLLYQTLVGAWPFEDEGFDAEALAALRGRIQAYMLKAVREAKERTSWTHPDEAYEAGLAHYIDTLLGQLEPNPVLGELRQFVREIAPFGAANSVAMVTLKFTSPGVPDVYQGCEDWNLSLVDPDNRRPVDFDRLQRRLAEVRELYAPGAPTPDDWRLLWTHLGDGRLKMLVTWRLLQLRREHELLWRQGSYVPLSAEGPRAEHVVAYARAAEGRCVVTAVARLSWSLAGGALQGWAAAWEDTVLPLPAGGRWRELYTGRVWRLPAGGPRLRLRELLVALPAAVLVHEGGSA from the coding sequence ATGCGCACGCCATCCTCGTCGGCGCTGGCCTCGCTGTGCGAGGCCCTGGGGCTCGCCTCGCGCTACACCGATGTGCGCGGCCAGGAGCGCGAGGTGCCGCCAGGGGCCCTGCGCGCACTGGCCGCGGCGCTCGGTCATCCCGCGGGGGACGACGCCCAGGCGCGGCAAAGCCTGGCCCGCCTGCGGGCACGCGAGACGGTGCGCTGGCTGCCGCCGGTGCACGTGGTGCGCGAGGGCGAGCGCGTCGAGTTGCCCCTGGGGGAAGGCCGCGGCGAACCGCCCCGGCGCTGGCGCCTGCAGTGCGAGAGCGGCAGCACGGGCGAGGGCGAAGTGGCCGCAGGGCGCATCGACCTGCCCGAGACACTGCCGCTCGGCTACCACCGTTTGCAGCTGCTCAGTGCCGAGGGCGTGGAGCTGACGCACTGCGAGATCATCGTCTGCCCCCACCGGTGCCACGTGCCCCCGGCACTGCAGCGCGGCGAGCGTCTGTGGGGCGTCACGGTGCAGCTCTACGCCCTGCGCTCGGCCCGCCAGTGGGGCATGGGGGACTTCACCGACCTGCGTCACCTGGTGGAGTCGATGGCCTTGCTCGGCGCGGCCTTCGTGGGCCTGAACCCGCTGCACGCGCTCTTTCCCGAGAACCCCGACGCCGCCAGCCCGTACAGCCCCTCCAGCCGCTCGGCGTTGAACGTGCTGTACATCGATGTCGAGGCCGCGCCGGAGTTCGCCGATTGCGAGGCCGCGCAGCGTCTGGTGCGCGATGCGGCCTTCCACGAGCGGCTGCGCGCCCTGCGCGAGCGCGACGAGGTGGACTATGCCGGGGTCGCGGCGCTCAAGCTGCCGGTGCTCGGGGCGCTGTACGAGTGCTTCCGCGAGCGCCACCTGCTGCGCGACACGCACCGCGCGCGCGCGTTCCGGCAGTTCCAGCGCGGCCGGGGGGCCACGCTGCGCGCGCATGCGGTGTTCGCAGCGATCCAGGCGCGCCTGCAGGCCGAGGACCCGGCCCTCTGGGGCTGGCCGGCCTGGCCCGAGCCCTGGCGCGACCCCGAGGGCGAGACGGTGCGCCGCTTCGTGCAGGAGCACCCCGAGGCCGTGGAGTATCAGGAGTACCTGCAATGGCTCGCCGACGAGCAGTTGCAGGCGGTGCGCGAGCGTGCCGAGTCGCTGGGCATGGCGATCGGCCTGTACCGCGACCTCGCGGTCGGCTCCAGCGAGGGCGGCTCGGACACCTGGTCGGCCCCCTCGCTGTATGCACTCGGCACGCGCGTGGGGGCCCCGCCCGACGCGCTCAACCCCGCCGGGCAGGACTGGGGTCTGCCCCCCTGGCAGCCGCAGGCCCTGCGCGAGAGGGCCTACAAGCCCTTCGTGCAACTGCTGCGCTCCAACATGCGACACGCGGGCGCGCTGCGCGTGGACCACGCGATGGCGCTGATGCGCCTGTATTGCGTGCCGCCCGGGCACCCCTCCACCGAGGGGGCCTACCTGCACTACCCGATGCGCGACCTCTTCGCGATCCTGGCGCTGGAGAGCCAGCGCTGCCAGTGCCTGGTGATCGGCGAAGACCTGGGGACGGTGCCGCCCGAGGTGCGAGATGCGATGCGCGAGCACGCCGTGCTGTCGTACTGCCCGCTCTACTTCGAGCGCGACGAGCAGGGGCGCTTCCGCGCGCCGGCCGACTGGCCCGAGCAGGCGCTGGCCGTGGTGGGCACGCACGACCTGCCCACGCTCGCCGGCTTCTGGGCGGGGCAGGACTTGCGCACGCGACGCGAGCTGGGCCTGTACCCCGAGGCGTCGATGGCCGAGGAGCAGGCGCTCGAGCGTGCCGCCGACCGGGCGCACCTGCTGCTCGCGCTGGAGCGCGAGGGCCTCGTCGCCCCGGGCAGCGCGGTGCAGCCGCCCCCGCACATGGACGAGGCCCTCGCCTGCGCGGTACACGAGTACCTCGGCCGCAGCCGGGCCTGGCTCGTCGGCCTCCAGCTCGAAGACGTGTGCCTGCAACTCGAGCCCGTCAACGTCCCCGGCACGACCGACGAGAGGCCCAACTGGCGACTGAAGCTCGCAGTGCCGCTCGAGGACCTGCCGGCCGAGCCCCGCCTGCACGCCATCGCGCGGGCCGTGACGCGCGCCCGCCCGCGGGGCGCGGCGCCCGGGCTGGAGGCCTGGCCGCCGCTGGCCACGGCGCTCGTGCCTCGGGCCACCTACCGCGTGCAGTTCCATGCGGGTTTCCGTTTCGCCGATGCCGAGCGTGTGCTGCCGTACCTCGCCGACCTCGGGGTGAGCCATCTGTACGCCTCGCCGTACCTCAAGGCGCGCGCCGGCAGCACGCACGGCTACGACGTGGTGGACCACAACGCGCTCAACCCGGAGATCGGCGACGAGGCGGACTTCGAGCGGCTGTGCAGCGCGCTGGAGGGCCTGGGCCTGTTGCAGTTGCTCGACATCGTGCCCAACCACATGGGCGTGCTCGGCTCGGACAACGCCTGGTGGCTGGATGTGCTCGAGCACGGACCCGCCTCCTTGCATGCCGAGACGTTCGACATCGACTGGCAGGCGCCGGCGGCCGGCTGCCCGGGCAAGGTGCTGCTCCCCTTGCTGGGAGCGGCCTACGGCGAGGTGCTGGAGCGCGGCGAACTCAAGCTCGTCTTCGACGGCGCCGCCGGCAGCTTCCACGTGGCCTACCACGACCACCGGCTGCCGCTGGACCCGCGCGACTACGCGCAGGTGCTGAGCGCCGCACCGCTGCCTCTGCGCGCGGCCCAGTCGGAGGACGCCCGCACCGTCGCCCGTCGGGTGCAGCACCTGGCCGATGCCTTCGCCGCCTTGCCCGCGCGCGACGACCGCGAGCCCGGTGCGCGCGCGAGGCGCTTGCGCGACCAGGCGGTGCTCAAGCAGGAGCTCGCACGCCTGGCCTCGGAGCACGAGTGGGTGCGCGCGTGGATCGACACCTGCGTGCGCGCCTTCGACGCGGGCAGCGGCGAAGCCCGCCGCATCGACGCGCTCGACGCGCTGATCCAGCGGCAGGCCTGGCGCCCCGCGTGGTGGCGGGTCGCCGGCGACGAGGTCAACTACCGGCGCTTCTTCGACATCAACACCCTGGCGGCGGTGCGCATGGAGCGCGAGCCGGTGTTCGAGGCGACGCACCGCACCCTGCTGCGCTGGTTGCAGGAGGGCAAGATCCACGGGCTGCGCATCGACCACCCTGACGGGCTGAGCGACCCGCCCGGCTACTTCCGCCGCCTGCAGGCCCGGCACGCCGCCGCGATGCGCGCCGCCGGGGCCGCACCGCGTGCGCTCTACCTCGTGATCGAGAAGATCCTCGGCGAGCACGAGCACTGGCCCTCGTCGTGGCCGGTGCACGGCGACACGGGCTACCGCTTCGTCGCGCAGTCCACCGGGCTTTTCATCGACGCCCGGCACGAGGCCGCGTTCGACGAGCTCTATGCGGGCTTCGCCGGTCGCACCGAGCCGGTGGACGAGCTGCTGTACGAGGCCAAGCACCACATCATGGCGACGGCGCTGGCCGCCGACCTCACGCTGCTGACCGAGTCGGCATGGCGCATCGCGCAAGGCGACAGGCGCACGCGCGACCACACCCGCAACGGCCTGCGCACGGCCCTCGCCGAAATCGCCGCCGCGTTTCCCGTCTACCGCACCTACATCGGCGAAGAAGGCGCCAGCGACGTCGATCGGCAGCACCTCGACTGGGCCTGCGCCAAGGCCGCGCGCCGGTGCGACGCGGCGGTGGTGGAGTACCTGCGTCAGCTGATGCTGCATGCCGCCGACGCGGGCGATGCGGCCCGCCGCCAGGAGCAGCTCGCCTTCGTGCGCCGCTTCCAGCAGTTCACCGCGCCCGTGATGGCCAAGGCGATGGAGGACACGGTCTTCTACCGCTACCTGAGGCTCGTCGCATTGAACGAAGTGGGCGCCGACCCCCGGCACTTCGGCTTCTCGCCCGCGGCCTTCCATGCGGCCAACGTGCAGCGCCTGCGCTACCTGCCGCACACGCTGCTCGGCAGCTCCACGCACGACACCAAGCGCGGCGAGGACGTGCGCATGCGCCTGGCGGTGCTGTCCGAGATGCCGCAGCGCTGGGCCGAGCGGGTGCAGCGCTGGGCCGAACTGCAACGCCGTCATGCCCGCGCGCTCGCGCCGTCGGCGGTGCTGCCGCATCCCAACGACGAGTACCTGCTGTACCAGACGCTGGTGGGCGCCTGGCCGTTCGAGGACGAGGGCTTCGATGCCGAGGCGCTCGCCGCCTTGCGCGGGCGCATCCAGGCCTACATGCTCAAGGCCGTGCGCGAGGCCAAGGAGCGCACGAGCTGGACGCACCCCGACGAGGCCTACGAAGCGGGGCTCGCGCACTACATCGACACCCTGCTCGGGCAACTCGAGCCCAACCCCGTGCTCGGGGAGCTGCGCCAGTTCGTGCGCGAGATCGCGCCCTTCGGGGCGGCCAACAGCGTGGCGATGGTCACGTTGAAGTTCACGTCGCCCGGCGTGCCGGATGTCTACCAGGGCTGCGAGGACTGGAACCTGAGCCTCGTGGACCCGGACAACCGCCGCCCGGTGGACTTCGACCGCCTGCAGCGCCGGCTGGCCGAGGTGCGCGAGCTCTACGCGCCCGGTGCGCCGACGCCCGACGACTGGCGCCTGCTGTGGACGCACCTGGGCGACGGGCGCCTCAAGATGCTCGTCACCTGGCGGCTGCTGCAACTGCGGCGCGAGCATGAGCTGCTGTGGCGCCAGGGCAGCTACGTGCCGCTGTCGGCCGAGGGCCCGCGCGCCGAGCATGTCGTGGCCTATGCCCGCGCGGCGGAGGGGCGCTGCGTGGTCACCGCGGTCGCGCGCCTGTCGTGGTCGCTCGCCGGGGGCGCGCTGCAAGGCTGGGCTGCGGCGTGGGAAGACACCGTGCTGCCGCTGCCGGCCGGCGGCCGCTGGCGCGAGCTCTACACCGGGCGGGTGTGGAGGCTGCCCGCGGGCGGGCCGCGCCTGCGGCTGCGAGAGCTGCTCGTGGCCCTGCCCGCGGCGGTCCTGGTGCACGAGGGGGGCTCCGCATGA
- a CDS encoding MFS transporter: protein MNDPAPDPTSAAAAPSPAVRVSAFAPLEHPTFRMLWLAWLAANACMWMNDVAAAWLMTTLTTSPVMVALVQAASTLPMFLLGLPSGALADILDRRRYFMVTQIWVAAVALITCAVLLAGEMSASLLLLLTFANGIGLAMRWPVFAAIVPELVPRAQLPAALALNGIAMNASRVIGPVIAGALIASLGSAYVFVLNALLSVAAAVLIARWRREVKVSALPGERFLGAIRVGVQYVRQSVRMHAVLLRVALFFLQSTALLALLPLVAKALGGGAGTYTLLLACLGLGAVFAAAQLQRLRQHLDRDQLVMWGSAIQAAATVVVALSPSVLLAAAAMLVAGMAWISVANSLTISAQLALPDWVRARGMAIYQMALMGGSAAGAAWWGKVAGWTDLRTSLVAAALFGLAALAATRHLRVEGGPEEDLTPTPVWKAPQTSQPIDPSAGPVLVTIEYRIDPARAAEFRAVMQETRRSRLRHGALSWELFRDVGDPARYVEQFVDESWVEHLRRFDRVTAAEVALRERRLAFHLGPEPPVVRRCVAEPLRA, encoded by the coding sequence ATGAACGATCCCGCGCCCGACCCGACGTCCGCTGCCGCCGCCCCTTCACCGGCGGTGCGCGTGTCCGCCTTCGCGCCGCTGGAGCATCCCACCTTCCGCATGCTGTGGCTGGCCTGGCTGGCGGCCAACGCCTGCATGTGGATGAACGACGTCGCCGCCGCCTGGCTGATGACCACGCTGACGACCTCGCCGGTGATGGTCGCGCTGGTCCAGGCCGCCTCCACGCTGCCCATGTTCCTGCTCGGGTTGCCCAGCGGCGCGCTGGCCGACATCCTCGACCGGCGACGCTACTTCATGGTCACGCAGATCTGGGTCGCTGCCGTCGCGCTCATCACCTGCGCGGTGCTGCTGGCCGGCGAGATGAGCGCCTCCTTGCTCCTGCTGCTGACCTTCGCCAATGGCATCGGGCTGGCGATGCGCTGGCCGGTGTTCGCCGCCATCGTGCCCGAGCTCGTGCCCCGCGCGCAGTTGCCCGCCGCGCTGGCACTCAACGGCATCGCGATGAACGCCTCGCGCGTGATCGGTCCGGTCATCGCCGGCGCACTCATCGCGAGCCTGGGCAGCGCTTATGTGTTCGTGCTCAACGCCTTGCTCTCGGTCGCCGCGGCCGTGCTGATCGCACGCTGGCGGCGCGAGGTCAAGGTCAGCGCCCTGCCGGGCGAGCGCTTCCTCGGCGCGATCCGCGTCGGCGTGCAGTACGTGCGCCAGTCGGTGCGCATGCACGCCGTGCTGTTGCGGGTCGCGCTGTTCTTCCTCCAGTCGACGGCGCTGCTCGCGCTGCTGCCGCTGGTGGCCAAGGCCCTGGGCGGCGGGGCGGGCACCTACACCTTGCTACTGGCCTGCCTGGGGTTGGGCGCGGTGTTCGCCGCCGCCCAGTTGCAGCGCCTGCGGCAGCACCTCGACCGCGACCAGCTCGTGATGTGGGGCTCGGCGATCCAGGCCGCAGCCACCGTCGTGGTCGCGCTCTCGCCGTCGGTGCTCCTGGCCGCCGCGGCGATGCTCGTGGCCGGCATGGCCTGGATCTCGGTGGCCAACTCGCTCACGATCTCGGCCCAGCTCGCGCTGCCGGACTGGGTGCGCGCCCGCGGCATGGCCATCTACCAGATGGCGCTGATGGGCGGCAGCGCTGCCGGCGCGGCGTGGTGGGGCAAGGTGGCCGGCTGGACGGACCTGCGCACGAGCCTCGTCGCCGCGGCGCTGTTCGGCCTCGCGGCGCTGGCCGCCACGCGCCATCTGCGGGTGGAGGGCGGGCCCGAGGAGGACCTCACCCCCACGCCGGTGTGGAAAGCGCCGCAGACCTCGCAACCGATCGACCCCTCGGCGGGGCCGGTGCTGGTGACGATCGAGTACCGCATCGACCCGGCGCGGGCCGCCGAGTTCCGGGCGGTGATGCAGGAGACGCGGCGCAGCCGCCTGCGGCATGGCGCGCTGTCGTGGGAGCTTTTCCGCGATGTCGGCGACCCGGCGCGCTACGTCGAGCAGTTCGTGGACGAGTCCTGGGTCGAGCACCTGCGCCGTTTCGACCGCGTCACGGCCGCCGAAGTGGCCCTGCGCGAGCGGCGGCTGGCCTTCCACCTGGGCCCCGAGCCGCCCGTGGTGAGGCGCTGCGTGGCGGAGCCGCTACGGGCGTGA
- a CDS encoding response regulator: protein MTEILLVEDIPAVRQWLRTLVSQLFPNAFITESATVHDALAYASAMRFHLALVDLGLPDGSGTEVIEALTETQPQARSVVVTIHDDDGHLFPALQAGAFGYVLKDQPMDQLAEQLHRITQGEPPLSPSVARRVIAHFKPGGPRAERSSVDVLPEVRLTEREHDVLLRVAKGYTLPEIAVQLGLSRHTISDYVKNIYRKLNVSSRAEAALEAQRLGLFRSAASSAAMAR from the coding sequence ATCACCGAGATCCTGCTGGTCGAGGACATCCCTGCGGTACGCCAGTGGTTGCGTACGCTGGTGTCGCAGTTGTTCCCGAACGCCTTCATCACCGAGAGTGCCACGGTGCACGACGCACTCGCGTACGCCTCGGCGATGCGCTTCCATCTCGCGCTGGTGGACCTGGGGCTGCCCGATGGCTCGGGCACCGAGGTGATCGAAGCGCTGACCGAGACCCAACCGCAGGCGCGCTCGGTGGTCGTGACGATCCACGACGACGACGGGCATCTCTTTCCCGCGCTGCAGGCCGGCGCCTTCGGCTATGTGCTCAAGGACCAGCCGATGGACCAGCTCGCCGAGCAGCTCCACCGCATCACGCAGGGCGAGCCGCCGCTGTCGCCCTCGGTGGCGCGTCGCGTGATCGCGCACTTCAAGCCCGGCGGCCCGCGCGCCGAGCGCAGCAGCGTCGACGTGCTGCCCGAGGTGCGCCTGACCGAGCGCGAGCACGATGTGCTCCTGCGCGTGGCCAAGGGCTACACGCTGCCCGAGATCGCCGTGCAACTCGGGTTGTCGCGCCACACCATTTCCGACTACGTGAAGAACATCTACCGCAAGCTGAACGTCTCGTCACGCGCCGAGGCCGCGCTGGAAGCCCAGCGGCTCGGTCTGTTCCGCAGTGCGGCGAGCAGCGCGGCGATGGCCCGGTAG